AGGTATCTGTTTTAGAATTATCCTTGTTAGAAACCATTTAGCttaagaatttaaattaatttcagttACCTCCTCTCCTGCTACTAACGATCTAAAGTTCTAAACTTCACCATTCGTGATAGTCCTAGAATGCGCACGCAATGgttcatgaaataaaatttacgGCGTTGCAAATACATGCTActaaaagttaccattgattgTGCAGTTTGATGATTAATTACTTCTACTTATAGTATTTTCCAAGTGTCTGATTAAAACCTAATGCTACGTTGTGAAGAGGTTAGGGTTCAAAAAGCTGTTTTTTTATGGGGGGTGGGGGGGAATGAGTTCTTTGAGGGGAGTGTCAAAATGCCCGCCACATTTGTATACTTACCTTTAAATATAGacaaggtttttaatttttcttaaaaaacgAAAGAATTtctaattgaaataattgatgCACATTGATTTTTATGTAGGAAGAGAACTAGCAATTTGAATGGATCTACCAACTATTTGTGGTTGGCTTTTCAATAAATCGTGTGTTCTTTCTGCAGGCACTTTTTCAGCCACCTAAGCCTATTCGTGGAGGTATACCAATCTGTTTCCCTCAAGTATGTGCTCCAAagctttatcttttcctttttacaatttttatatctttgattcaaatttaatcattctaGCCATGCAGTTCGGAAATCTCGACTCTCTTGAGCAACATGGATTTGCAAGAAATCGACTTTGGAGTGTTGATCCTGATCCCCCACCATGTTCATCACATACTAATAGCAGGGCTTTCATCGACTTAATTCTTAGGCATTCTGAAGAAGAGGCGAAGATCTGGTCTCACAGGTGCATTGCtctatatgaattttgatttatttaacaCAGTCCCTGAATTGGCATCCTGATTTTATATCCTCTATTCCAGTTTTTGTCATCTGCAAGTGAGATGGATACTAAAGTCCTATCAAGTGGACTAAGGGATGTGCAATTGTGTGCAGGTATGAGCTTCGGTTAAGGGTAGCTCTAGGACCTGCAGGTGATTTGATGCTGACTTCCCGCATTCGAAATACAAACACTGATGGCAAGTCGTTTACATTTACATTTGCCTATCACACCTATTTTTTCGTCACTGATATCaggtataaatatatttatctagCAATCTAGTGGTTTTTAGCAATGAGAATCTCTGCATTTAAACACAGTATCATGCATCTCTAATTTTAGCAGTTGCAgtattttttccccttttcagTTAACAATGCTAGTGTTTTCTTAAGCCGTGGAAACAGTATGATATGGTGAATATTTGATTAAATCGCCCTATAGCCTTGGCCCTTATTCCTTACGTAAGGGGGGAACTAGACTGTCAAAAGCAGGAGTATAAATATGAGATCAAAGTCGTACTTAGTCACTGAACATAAGTAGTTTCTTAACGcaattgatttatatattcttGCTTTCTTATCTTCTACATGCCAGGTAAgtgaatttgctattttgcataGATAAAATAAACATCTTGCAAcacatgaaatttttatcttGAATTGAAGTTAAGTTATGATTAGAAgcaatttttatttgtttcaccACATTTATATCATACATGGAAAGTAAAAGCTctgttcttattttttgttattattttaagagtAAAGAAAAAGTTCTGTATCTAGgtgttgttgttatgctataTTGCTTGGACTTATTCTTTGTTCTGTACGATTCAATTtgtatttacttttatttagtGAAGTGCGAGTAGAAGGACTAGAGACACTGGATTATTTGGATAACCTGCAGAACAGAGAGCGGTTCACTGAACAAGGGGATGCAATAACATTTGAATCAGAAGTtagtctaaaatttttaaagcagGCTTATGTTTTCTGtcttttcaattctaatttgtATACATTGTTTTATGTTTACCGTTCTTGTTGGTGAAAAGGTGGATAAGATATATCTTAGTACACCAACAAAAATTGCCATCCTAGACCACGAAAGGAAGCGAACATTTGAGTTGCGAAAGGATGGACTTCCGGATGCTGGTGAGTTTATTGTCTTTATAAGCTTCCATCCTAATTTAGAGCACAATGGGTAGGAGATATGAATTAGTTGACAGTCAAAATTCCATTTTAAGCTCGACGAACCGTAACATCTTTTACAACCCAAGCTTTATTGGATAAGCATGTAAATTGTCGATTACAGCTTGGTTCCTATGTCCTTATTTCAGTCGTGTGGAATCCCTGGGACAAGAAAGCGAAAGCAATGGCTGATTTCGGTGATGAGGAGTATAAACATATGCTTTGCGTAGAGGCTGCTTGTGTGGAGAAGCCCATCACCTTGAAACCTGGTGAAGAGTGGAAAGGAAGACAGGAGATCTCAATTGTTCCATCAAGTTACTGCAGCGGACAACTCGACCCGCGTGGACAACTCGACCTGCGTAGGGTAACCTTTGGTTGTTAAACACTGGCTTTTGCTTCAACATCCTTTGTACAGTTTAAATCGCAAAAACACTGCCGATTCAGCCTCCACAATTGGTGCCAGTCACCAGCCAAGCATTTAATTTACAAATTGTCCCTGTGCCTAAAGTTTTCATATGAAGGGCATGGTAATTTTGCATATCTGTTTCTTTGGGTGTATTGATTGATTACCTCTCCATtcttattctttcattttttttttcatcttataGTATTAACTTTCTGAGAATTGTCCAAGCGATTTAATAGTGTGTCAGTTTGGTAATAAAATCCTTTGCTTCTATTCGTGAGATTATTTGCAATAACTGTTACCCTTGCTTTGCTTCCCTGatgatgtatgtatgtatagTATCGTGAGCACTGAGGcgtgtatttgaaaaaataaattcctttttttttttcttgatgttAATATACAACAATTTAGTAGTATGTAGATGCAAATTTCGTTGATAAAAAATGATGCAGATCCATATGTGGGTGGGCAATTCTGATTTGAATCTTATCGCTTCAACTTTTGGGTCATTCGATCTGGTGTAAGTGGAACATCGGGTCATGGAAAGTgagtttttgaaaattgagtaaataaaattatttgttgtttGAGTTTCATTGAAGTGTGGGATGTAAATGGATAATGATGTGGTTATTAGAGTAAATTCATTCAATCAGTGAGTTAGGCTGATTAAACCAACCGATCACCACATCTAACAACTTTAGGAACAGGATGAAAAAGCATACTTCATGAGATTCCATAACATACATCATTGTAAAGAGTACGGATATTCATAATCAAGTCTATTCATAGATCAGATCAagtcataatttaattttaaaaacaattttaaatttgatttaactcgataaattattataatattcatatattaaaaaatataaaattcaagtataatttttgtataatcaataatttaacaatCCAACTATTGTAATTTATATTCCATCCGTCCATGACAAATCtagagtaaattaattttttagctatttatgtaaataattaaatatatattaataaaaacattattttagaGCGATATGATAAAGATATCgaatttattcaagatttacataaatacaattatattaattgtataaaaaaattttactttaatatttataaatatatattttacattttaatttaatttttatatttttataattaacttaaattgaATCTAAGTCgaaattaaaaatcttttatcCAAACCTAACGCGCCACTCGACAATTCGTAATTGCGTCTATATTTTTGTGACAAATAATTAGGCTACGGAATTTTAGTTTAATGGTGGACAATGCCAAAGCTCTTTTGATAAAGAGAGATGGGGCCTAAAAGATTCAAACAATACTTCCATTCTTTGAATAAACTTTGAGCTTAAAGCTCAGCACACCATTGAGTTCAACAAGGTTTGGATTTGATAAAAGTATCACATATATACAAAATGTCTTCATACGAAAGCATTTCCTTTTAATAGTGATACACCAACTTAATATTTCCATTTGAACAAGGTTGGCAAAACACCTATATGTACCATGCCACTGCAACGCATACCGGCCAGCAGGCCGTCCATCGGGGTTCTAAAACAACGATGCCTATGTAAAAAGCATTGCAGGGGACAGTAGGAACAAAATTTTATTACGTAGAGTATACTATAATATCATCATCAAGTACCCCAAATCCAAATGGTTATCAACAAAATCAAGCATGATCGGCCGACAAGGATGTGGATGAAGTGTTGTTAGAAGAAGACCATACAAAAACTCGCCAAAAGGGTCGTTGCTTGCGCTTGGGATGAGGATGATGATGCTCAGTTTCGGATCTTCTCAGCATCTCCCACATCACCTGCACATCTTGGTACCCACATGTTTGTATATCATCACGTAGTTTCAATAGCCCTGCACCTGCCATATCCCATCACCATCATTTATATCAGTAAAAACCAAACTAAATTATGggttttcttcttctatttaattgttttagtaTTAATTGTGATGGTGCTTAGATGAGTGGTCCTGGCAGTGATTGGGCCAAAATTGAGCACTAAAGAAAAGGGTGATGTAAGTTGTTTTCACGCCATTGCTAActttggcaaaaaaaaaaagttgcacTAAAAAAGAAGTTGATCCTATAGCCTTTGTATTGCAAATGGAACATGAAGCCATTGGTTAGTATGGGTTTCATAGTGGACTTTGTCAGCTTGGATTTTTAAGCATATTGATGACACCCATCAATGAATATCTCAAAACATGCTtttggtgtatatatatatatgtgtatatatccGACCCAATAGATTCTTAGAAGATTTGACACATATGTAATATACCTTTCCTAATGAACTAAATACATAGGGATTTGAAATAGGTTTAAGAATTAAGAGTAAATTTgcattatataaacatatacatgtaaataatttgtataatataccaaaaaaaaggGGGTCCAAAAGGAAAGCCGTATTTAGTGGAAAAAGGGAAGAGGGGTGGATGAAACGCACCGTTTTTGCGAGCTTTGAGAGGAGAAGAAACAGTAAACCAAAATCTACGAACAGGGAAAATCATCTTATGCCAAAAATCCATGAATTTCCCTTTCACTCTTATCTTTCTCTTGCTGTTTTTGATCTTCCTCTTCCCTCCTCCTCCGCCTCCACCCAGCACTCTAAACGCTATCGTTTTGAACCCTGCCAGACCTCCACCTTTTATCAATAAGAGGAAGCTTTATATATGCAGCTTTTACCAAGGTCcggaaggaagaagaagaagagaggtATGGGGGTTAAATCACAGGAGAACGAATCCCCAATCAATAAATACAGACTACAtacgaaagaaaaagaaggagaaGTGTGAGGGGTTTTAAATACAAGGAAGAGGTCACTTCATCATTTTTACAAAGCGAAGAACGACACGTGACTATTATATATGGAGTTGATGACAGAATCACAGAGAGAGAAACCAAAAGCtactttattttggttttggttttggtttcaACGTATTTTCACACTTTACAAAATGTTTGGCGAGATCGAGAGGATGGTATCTAACACCTAATTATTTCATACCAGAccataatttcttttatcatattAATCCATCATTTCACTATTtcttttaacttcaattttaaaccctaaatcttaaatttagaATCCAAATCTTAAACCTAAAGCCAGAGacgaaactaaaaaaaaaaatttaagaagcaaaaattaaattgtaatgtttactataataaaaatgtaatttcatcattttaataacatatatctttattaaaaattataaatggcctaaataaaaagtttttattttagggggTTGGGCCCCTCTAGTTTCTAGGGTTTAAAGTTCAGGGTTTAAAATCTATGACCTAAGGTCTAAGATCCATGAGTCTAAGGTCCAAAGTTTCAGAATATAGGATTTAATATTCAGAATTCGAgttcaagataaaaaaaaattactaaaatgagggtgaaaattatgaaaaatattaaaataacattaaataattaataatagatACATTACACCCTTATCATTATTACTATGGGATGTCGGCTTCCAATTTTGGTTCTCACTATACCACCCATCAAATCATAAAacaatatgcatatattaattacaaatatatatttttcagttatATATCTAACTAAAAAGTTAGATTCAACATTATTactacaaataatattattcaaaaaatttttaaaatatatttggagCGTCGTATGAAGTAAACTCCATATGATTGACTGCTGACAAAATGATGtatgatataataaaaaatatattattaatatactaaatatcaattcattcaaaaatatcgtaaaaccttttattaataaaaaatatactgtCAAAAGAtcattatcattaaattataaaagaaaaactttttaaaagcaaataaaggtataatttagaataaaagaaaaagtagtaaat
This genomic window from Gossypium raimondii isolate GPD5lz chromosome 10, ASM2569854v1, whole genome shotgun sequence contains:
- the LOC105778507 gene encoding putative glucose-6-phosphate 1-epimerase isoform X1 codes for the protein MISCIDSIFLKQVYLYGGQVTSWKNERREELLFLSSKALFQPPKPIRGGIPICFPQFGNLDSLEQHGFARNRLWSVDPDPPPCSSHTNSRAFIDLILRHSEEEAKIWSHRYELRLRVALGPAGDLMLTSRIRNTNTDGKSFTFTFAYHTYFFVTDISEVRVEGLETLDYLDNLQNRERFTEQGDAITFESEVDKIYLSTPTKIAILDHERKRTFELRKDGLPDAVVWNPWDKKAKAMADFGDEEYKHMLCVEAACVEKPITLKPGEEWKGRQEISIVPSSYCSGQLDPRGQLDLRRVTFGC
- the LOC105778008 gene encoding uncharacterized protein LOC105778008; this encodes MDFWHKMIFPVRRFWFTVSSPLKARKNGAGLLKLRDDIQTCGYQDVQVMWEMLRRSETEHHHPHPKRKQRPFWRVFVWSSSNNTSSTSLSADHA
- the LOC105778507 gene encoding putative glucose-6-phosphate 1-epimerase isoform X3, which produces MQFGNLDSLEQHGFARNRLWSVDPDPPPCSSHTNSRAFIDLILRHSEEEAKIWSHRYELRLRVALGPAGDLMLTSRIRNTNTDGKSFTFTFAYHTYFFVTDISEVRVEGLETLDYLDNLQNRERFTEQGDAITFESEVDKIYLSTPTKIAILDHERKRTFELRKDGLPDAVVWNPWDKKAKAMADFGDEEYKHMLCVEAACVEKPITLKPGEEWKGRQEISIVPSSYCSGQLDPRGQLDLRRVTFGC
- the LOC105778507 gene encoding putative glucose-6-phosphate 1-epimerase isoform X2, translating into MISCIDSIFLKQVYLYGGQVTSWKNERREELLFLSSKALFQPPKPIRGAMQFGNLDSLEQHGFARNRLWSVDPDPPPCSSHTNSRAFIDLILRHSEEEAKIWSHRYELRLRVALGPAGDLMLTSRIRNTNTDGKSFTFTFAYHTYFFVTDISEVRVEGLETLDYLDNLQNRERFTEQGDAITFESEVDKIYLSTPTKIAILDHERKRTFELRKDGLPDAVVWNPWDKKAKAMADFGDEEYKHMLCVEAACVEKPITLKPGEEWKGRQEISIVPSSYCSGQLDPRGQLDLRRVTFGC